From one Montipora capricornis isolate CH-2021 chromosome 10, ASM3666992v2, whole genome shotgun sequence genomic stretch:
- the LOC138021674 gene encoding kinesin-like protein KIFC3 isoform X3 yields the protein MEGEEDRDKKGEKKPSECPPDNIVKDGVETTTISLIHENTCKEIGVSCPVRCALKALYERLDRLFNCFKSLREALGEDFVIICKVMSHYAFGIHSICGTWCQYRVLETQRQQSLYYGKDLDGDKLKAVLEQLQKRTNLVISEKTNKQLDYIITKNKELEEQLSNTRSDHDAKIFALQSDMKSLKANMTDCSKNEQESLAECRTLQESAASEKNKRELALCGNESHMTSENEQLRKYQRDIEKLKESLSETRSDYDAEVSALQSDISSLKGSLTECRQNEQKALEECRTLQEAVKLKNELECTLCQKEDHIKAMESEIRKYQADIEKLEELLAETNSGHDSEISALQTVIKSLKASLKECVENKQRALSESRTLQEAVKDNKETQAKLREKENQIKALEAEVAKKNTTDAKNKVLAAKYTEEMLLRKKLHNELVDLKGNIRVYCRVRPAIKEDGDGDAVQNAISFDEDDDGIIEVASKSGRPQKFVMDMVFKPDATQEEVFDEVKSLIVSCIDGYNVCIFAYGQTGSGKTFTMEGLSSNPGIYQRALRLLFEETSGRRVDWQFTIYVSVLEIYNEMLRDLLGNDPSAKLEIRKGPEGIFVPGLTEKQVENVGEVNKVFAIGKTNRATATTDMNEHSSRSHALLCVTVVGVNQTTGQETKGKLNLVDLAGNERISKSGAEGARMTEAVNINTSLSCLGKVIHSLKNKDSHIPYRDSKLTYLLQESLGGDSKTLMVVQVSPVEKNLTETVCSLHFAQGVRTVELGQATRKTASVEHKKKSPQELEGLQVTPPGTRSLSPRRKLNGLPVTPPGTRSVSPASKRDVKSAKKI from the exons ATGGAAGGGGAAGAGGATCGAGACAAGAAAGGGGAAAAGAAACCAAGTGAATGTCCTCCAGACAACATTGTCAAGGATGGAGTCGAAACCACCACCATTTCTCTTATCCACGAAAATACATGTAAAGAAATTGGTGTCAGTTGCCCTGTTCGATGTGCGTTGAAAGCTCTTTACGAACGTCTTGACAGACTGTTCAATTGTTTCAAGTCACTAAGAGAAGCCTTGGGAGAAGATTTTGTGATCATCTGTAAGGTGATGTCACATTATGCCTTCGGCATTCACTCAATCTGTGGTACATGGTGCCAGTACAGAGTCCTCGAAACGCAGAGGCAGCAGTCTTTGTATTATGGCAAGGACCTTGACGGTGACAAGCTTAAAGCAGTTCTAGAACAG TTACAGAAGAGGACCAATTTAGTTATTTcagagaaaacaaataaacagctTGATTACATAATTACCAAAAACAAGGAACTAGAAGAACAACTGTCAAATACAAGATCAGATCATGATGCAAAG ATATTTGCTCTTCAATCTGACATGAAGTCCTTGAAGGCAAACATGACAGACTGTTCTAAAAATGAACAAGAGAGTTTAGCAGAATGCAGGACTCTGCAAGAATCAGCTGCCAGTGAAAAGAACAAACGGGAGTTGGCACTTTGTGGAAACGAAAGTCACATGACTTCAGAAAATGAG CAGCTCCGTAAATATCAAAGAGATATCGAGAAGCTTAAAGAAAGTTTGTCTGAAACAAGGTCTGACTACGATGCTGAG GTGTCTGCTCTTCAATCTGATATAAGTTCTTTGAAAGGGAGCTTGACAGAATGCAGACAAAATGAACAGAAGGCTCTGGAAGAATGCAGGACCCTGCAAGAAGCTGTCAAGCTTAAGAACGAATTGGAGTGTACGCTGTGTCAAAAGGAGGACCATATAAAGGCAATGGAGAGCGAG ATCAGGAAATATCAAGCAGATATCGAGAAGCTAGAAGAACTACTGGCAGAGACAAACTCTGGTCATGACTCTGAG ATATCTGCTCTTCAGACTGTTATTAAATCTTTGAAGGCAAGCTTGAAGGAGTGTGTTGAGAATAAACAAAGAGCTTTGTCAGAAAGCAGGACCCTACAAGAAGCTGTCAAAGATAACAAAGAAACGCAGGCTAAGCTGcgtgaaaaagaaaatcaaataaaaGCTTTGGAGGCCGAG GTTGCCAAAAAGAATACTACAGACGCCAAAAACAAGGTACTAGCAGCCAAGTATACAGAAGAAATGCTCCTTAGAAAAAAGCTTCATAACGAACTGGTGGACTTGAAGGGAAACATTCGAGTGTACTGTCGGGTGCGGCCGGCAATCAAGGAAGATGGCGATGGAGACGCTGTCCAAAACGCAATCTCTTTTGATGAGGACGACGATGGAATCATAGAAGTGGCCTCGAAAAGCGGACGTCCTCAAAAATTTGTGATGGACATGGTGTTTAAACCAGATGCCACCCAGGAAGAG GTTTTCGATGAAGTTAAATCTTTGATAGTTTCCTGCATAGATGGGTATAATGTCTGCATTTTCGCCTATGGCCAAACTGGAAGCGGAAAAACGTTTACCATGGAG GGTCTTTCAAGTAATCCTGGAATTTATCAAAGAGCGCTTAGACTCTTATTTGAGGAAACAAGTGGCCGTCGAGTTGATTGGCAATTTACCATCTACGTTTCGGTTcttgaaatttacaacgaaaTGCTTCGGGACTTGCTCGGTAATGATCCTTCAGCCAAACTTGAAATCAGGAAAGGACCAGAAGGTATATTTGTTCCTGGTCTAACAGAGAAACAAGTCGAAAATGTGGGTGAGGTGAATAAG GTGTTTGCCATCGGTAAGACCAATCGAGCCACGGCCACTACCGATATGAATGAGCATTCTTCTCGTTCTCATGCCCTGCTCTGTGTTACAGTCGTTGGTGTCAATCAGACAACAGGACAAGAGACTAAAG GAAAGCTCAATCTTGTGGATCTAGCAGGAAACGAGAGGATTTCCAAGAGTGGAGCAGAGGGAGCTCGAATGACAGAGGCAGTAAATATCAATACGTCCCTTTCTTGCCTGGGAAAGGTGATCCACTCTCTGAAAAACAAGGATTCACACATTCCGTATAGGGATTCCAAATTGACTTATCTGCTTCAAGAGTCACTAG GAGGGGATTCCAAGACATTAATGGTTGTTCAAGTCTCTCCAGTTGAGAAGAACCTCACAGAGACTGTATGCAGCCTTCACTTTGCGCAAGGCGTACGAACTGTCGAGCTGGGGCAAGCGACAAGGAAAACAGCGAGCGTagagcacaaaaagaaaagtccGCAAGAGCTTGAG GGATTGCAAGTGACTCCACCCGGAACACGTTCCCTTTCTCCAAGAAGAAAACTCAAT GGATTGCCTGTGACTCCACCCGGCACACGTTCCGTGTCTCCAGCAAGCAAACGTGATGTAAAATCAgctaagaaaatttaa
- the LOC138021674 gene encoding kinesin-like protein KIFC3 isoform X1, translating into MEGEEDRDKKGEKKPSECPPDNIVKDGVETTTISLIHENTCKEIGVSCPVRCALKALYERLDRLFNCFKSLREALGEDFVIICKVMSHYAFGIHSICGTWCQYRVLETQRQQSLYYGKDLDGDKLKAVLEQLQKRTNLVISEKTNKQLDYIITKNKELEEQLSNTRSDHDAKIFALQSDMKSLKANMTDCSKNEQESLAECRTLQESAASEKNKRELALCGNESHMTSENEQLRKYQRDIEKLKESLSETRSDYDAEGLKDVGENVTLKYNFALSKVFCHHSISFTACNVKEVSALQSDISSLKGSLTECRQNEQKALEECRTLQEAVKLKNELECTLCQKEDHIKAMESEIRKYQADIEKLEELLAETNSGHDSEISALQTVIKSLKASLKECVENKQRALSESRTLQEAVKDNKETQAKLREKENQIKALEAEVAKKNTTDAKNKVLAAKYTEEMLLRKKLHNELVDLKGNIRVYCRVRPAIKEDGDGDAVQNAISFDEDDDGIIEVASKSGRPQKFVMDMVFKPDATQEEVFDEVKSLIVSCIDGYNVCIFAYGQTGSGKTFTMEGLSSNPGIYQRALRLLFEETSGRRVDWQFTIYVSVLEIYNEMLRDLLGNDPSAKLEIRKGPEGIFVPGLTEKQVENVGEVNKVFAIGKTNRATATTDMNEHSSRSHALLCVTVVGVNQTTGQETKGKLNLVDLAGNERISKSGAEGARMTEAVNINTSLSCLGKVIHSLKNKDSHIPYRDSKLTYLLQESLGGDSKTLMVVQVSPVEKNLTETVCSLHFAQGVRTVELGQATRKTASVEHKKKSPQELEGLQVTPPGTRSLSPRRKLNGLPVTPPGTRSVSPASKRDVKSAKKI; encoded by the exons ATGGAAGGGGAAGAGGATCGAGACAAGAAAGGGGAAAAGAAACCAAGTGAATGTCCTCCAGACAACATTGTCAAGGATGGAGTCGAAACCACCACCATTTCTCTTATCCACGAAAATACATGTAAAGAAATTGGTGTCAGTTGCCCTGTTCGATGTGCGTTGAAAGCTCTTTACGAACGTCTTGACAGACTGTTCAATTGTTTCAAGTCACTAAGAGAAGCCTTGGGAGAAGATTTTGTGATCATCTGTAAGGTGATGTCACATTATGCCTTCGGCATTCACTCAATCTGTGGTACATGGTGCCAGTACAGAGTCCTCGAAACGCAGAGGCAGCAGTCTTTGTATTATGGCAAGGACCTTGACGGTGACAAGCTTAAAGCAGTTCTAGAACAG TTACAGAAGAGGACCAATTTAGTTATTTcagagaaaacaaataaacagctTGATTACATAATTACCAAAAACAAGGAACTAGAAGAACAACTGTCAAATACAAGATCAGATCATGATGCAAAG ATATTTGCTCTTCAATCTGACATGAAGTCCTTGAAGGCAAACATGACAGACTGTTCTAAAAATGAACAAGAGAGTTTAGCAGAATGCAGGACTCTGCAAGAATCAGCTGCCAGTGAAAAGAACAAACGGGAGTTGGCACTTTGTGGAAACGAAAGTCACATGACTTCAGAAAATGAG CAGCTCCGTAAATATCAAAGAGATATCGAGAAGCTTAAAGAAAGTTTGTCTGAAACAAGGTCTGACTACGATGCTGAG GGACTTAAAGATGTCGGAGAAAACGTCaccttaaaatataactttgcactatcgaaAGTCTTCTGCCATCATTCCATCTCGTTTACGGCGTGCAACGTGAAAGAG GTGTCTGCTCTTCAATCTGATATAAGTTCTTTGAAAGGGAGCTTGACAGAATGCAGACAAAATGAACAGAAGGCTCTGGAAGAATGCAGGACCCTGCAAGAAGCTGTCAAGCTTAAGAACGAATTGGAGTGTACGCTGTGTCAAAAGGAGGACCATATAAAGGCAATGGAGAGCGAG ATCAGGAAATATCAAGCAGATATCGAGAAGCTAGAAGAACTACTGGCAGAGACAAACTCTGGTCATGACTCTGAG ATATCTGCTCTTCAGACTGTTATTAAATCTTTGAAGGCAAGCTTGAAGGAGTGTGTTGAGAATAAACAAAGAGCTTTGTCAGAAAGCAGGACCCTACAAGAAGCTGTCAAAGATAACAAAGAAACGCAGGCTAAGCTGcgtgaaaaagaaaatcaaataaaaGCTTTGGAGGCCGAG GTTGCCAAAAAGAATACTACAGACGCCAAAAACAAGGTACTAGCAGCCAAGTATACAGAAGAAATGCTCCTTAGAAAAAAGCTTCATAACGAACTGGTGGACTTGAAGGGAAACATTCGAGTGTACTGTCGGGTGCGGCCGGCAATCAAGGAAGATGGCGATGGAGACGCTGTCCAAAACGCAATCTCTTTTGATGAGGACGACGATGGAATCATAGAAGTGGCCTCGAAAAGCGGACGTCCTCAAAAATTTGTGATGGACATGGTGTTTAAACCAGATGCCACCCAGGAAGAG GTTTTCGATGAAGTTAAATCTTTGATAGTTTCCTGCATAGATGGGTATAATGTCTGCATTTTCGCCTATGGCCAAACTGGAAGCGGAAAAACGTTTACCATGGAG GGTCTTTCAAGTAATCCTGGAATTTATCAAAGAGCGCTTAGACTCTTATTTGAGGAAACAAGTGGCCGTCGAGTTGATTGGCAATTTACCATCTACGTTTCGGTTcttgaaatttacaacgaaaTGCTTCGGGACTTGCTCGGTAATGATCCTTCAGCCAAACTTGAAATCAGGAAAGGACCAGAAGGTATATTTGTTCCTGGTCTAACAGAGAAACAAGTCGAAAATGTGGGTGAGGTGAATAAG GTGTTTGCCATCGGTAAGACCAATCGAGCCACGGCCACTACCGATATGAATGAGCATTCTTCTCGTTCTCATGCCCTGCTCTGTGTTACAGTCGTTGGTGTCAATCAGACAACAGGACAAGAGACTAAAG GAAAGCTCAATCTTGTGGATCTAGCAGGAAACGAGAGGATTTCCAAGAGTGGAGCAGAGGGAGCTCGAATGACAGAGGCAGTAAATATCAATACGTCCCTTTCTTGCCTGGGAAAGGTGATCCACTCTCTGAAAAACAAGGATTCACACATTCCGTATAGGGATTCCAAATTGACTTATCTGCTTCAAGAGTCACTAG GAGGGGATTCCAAGACATTAATGGTTGTTCAAGTCTCTCCAGTTGAGAAGAACCTCACAGAGACTGTATGCAGCCTTCACTTTGCGCAAGGCGTACGAACTGTCGAGCTGGGGCAAGCGACAAGGAAAACAGCGAGCGTagagcacaaaaagaaaagtccGCAAGAGCTTGAG GGATTGCAAGTGACTCCACCCGGAACACGTTCCCTTTCTCCAAGAAGAAAACTCAAT GGATTGCCTGTGACTCCACCCGGCACACGTTCCGTGTCTCCAGCAAGCAAACGTGATGTAAAATCAgctaagaaaatttaa
- the LOC138021674 gene encoding kinesin-like protein KIFC3 isoform X4 has product MEGEEDRDKKGEKKPSECPPDNIVKDGVETTTISLIHENTCKEIGVSCPVRCALKALYERLDRLFNCFKSLREALGEDFVIICKVMSHYAFGIHSICGTWCQYRVLETQRQQSLYYGKDLDGDKLKAVLEQLQKRTNLVISEKTNKQLDYIITKNKELEEQLSNTRSDHDAKIFALQSDMKSLKANMTDCSKNEQESLAECRTLQESAASEKNKRELALCGNESHMTSENELRKYQRDIEKLKESLSETRSDYDAEVSALQSDISSLKGSLTECRQNEQKALEECRTLQEAVKLKNELECTLCQKEDHIKAMESEIRKYQADIEKLEELLAETNSGHDSEISALQTVIKSLKASLKECVENKQRALSESRTLQEAVKDNKETQAKLREKENQIKALEAEVAKKNTTDAKNKVLAAKYTEEMLLRKKLHNELVDLKGNIRVYCRVRPAIKEDGDGDAVQNAISFDEDDDGIIEVASKSGRPQKFVMDMVFKPDATQEEVFDEVKSLIVSCIDGYNVCIFAYGQTGSGKTFTMEGLSSNPGIYQRALRLLFEETSGRRVDWQFTIYVSVLEIYNEMLRDLLGNDPSAKLEIRKGPEGIFVPGLTEKQVENVGEVNKVFAIGKTNRATATTDMNEHSSRSHALLCVTVVGVNQTTGQETKGKLNLVDLAGNERISKSGAEGARMTEAVNINTSLSCLGKVIHSLKNKDSHIPYRDSKLTYLLQESLGGDSKTLMVVQVSPVEKNLTETVCSLHFAQGVRTVELGQATRKTASVEHKKKSPQELEGLQVTPPGTRSLSPRRKLNGLPVTPPGTRSVSPASKRDVKSAKKI; this is encoded by the exons ATGGAAGGGGAAGAGGATCGAGACAAGAAAGGGGAAAAGAAACCAAGTGAATGTCCTCCAGACAACATTGTCAAGGATGGAGTCGAAACCACCACCATTTCTCTTATCCACGAAAATACATGTAAAGAAATTGGTGTCAGTTGCCCTGTTCGATGTGCGTTGAAAGCTCTTTACGAACGTCTTGACAGACTGTTCAATTGTTTCAAGTCACTAAGAGAAGCCTTGGGAGAAGATTTTGTGATCATCTGTAAGGTGATGTCACATTATGCCTTCGGCATTCACTCAATCTGTGGTACATGGTGCCAGTACAGAGTCCTCGAAACGCAGAGGCAGCAGTCTTTGTATTATGGCAAGGACCTTGACGGTGACAAGCTTAAAGCAGTTCTAGAACAG TTACAGAAGAGGACCAATTTAGTTATTTcagagaaaacaaataaacagctTGATTACATAATTACCAAAAACAAGGAACTAGAAGAACAACTGTCAAATACAAGATCAGATCATGATGCAAAG ATATTTGCTCTTCAATCTGACATGAAGTCCTTGAAGGCAAACATGACAGACTGTTCTAAAAATGAACAAGAGAGTTTAGCAGAATGCAGGACTCTGCAAGAATCAGCTGCCAGTGAAAAGAACAAACGGGAGTTGGCACTTTGTGGAAACGAAAGTCACATGACTTCAGAAAATGAG CTCCGTAAATATCAAAGAGATATCGAGAAGCTTAAAGAAAGTTTGTCTGAAACAAGGTCTGACTACGATGCTGAG GTGTCTGCTCTTCAATCTGATATAAGTTCTTTGAAAGGGAGCTTGACAGAATGCAGACAAAATGAACAGAAGGCTCTGGAAGAATGCAGGACCCTGCAAGAAGCTGTCAAGCTTAAGAACGAATTGGAGTGTACGCTGTGTCAAAAGGAGGACCATATAAAGGCAATGGAGAGCGAG ATCAGGAAATATCAAGCAGATATCGAGAAGCTAGAAGAACTACTGGCAGAGACAAACTCTGGTCATGACTCTGAG ATATCTGCTCTTCAGACTGTTATTAAATCTTTGAAGGCAAGCTTGAAGGAGTGTGTTGAGAATAAACAAAGAGCTTTGTCAGAAAGCAGGACCCTACAAGAAGCTGTCAAAGATAACAAAGAAACGCAGGCTAAGCTGcgtgaaaaagaaaatcaaataaaaGCTTTGGAGGCCGAG GTTGCCAAAAAGAATACTACAGACGCCAAAAACAAGGTACTAGCAGCCAAGTATACAGAAGAAATGCTCCTTAGAAAAAAGCTTCATAACGAACTGGTGGACTTGAAGGGAAACATTCGAGTGTACTGTCGGGTGCGGCCGGCAATCAAGGAAGATGGCGATGGAGACGCTGTCCAAAACGCAATCTCTTTTGATGAGGACGACGATGGAATCATAGAAGTGGCCTCGAAAAGCGGACGTCCTCAAAAATTTGTGATGGACATGGTGTTTAAACCAGATGCCACCCAGGAAGAG GTTTTCGATGAAGTTAAATCTTTGATAGTTTCCTGCATAGATGGGTATAATGTCTGCATTTTCGCCTATGGCCAAACTGGAAGCGGAAAAACGTTTACCATGGAG GGTCTTTCAAGTAATCCTGGAATTTATCAAAGAGCGCTTAGACTCTTATTTGAGGAAACAAGTGGCCGTCGAGTTGATTGGCAATTTACCATCTACGTTTCGGTTcttgaaatttacaacgaaaTGCTTCGGGACTTGCTCGGTAATGATCCTTCAGCCAAACTTGAAATCAGGAAAGGACCAGAAGGTATATTTGTTCCTGGTCTAACAGAGAAACAAGTCGAAAATGTGGGTGAGGTGAATAAG GTGTTTGCCATCGGTAAGACCAATCGAGCCACGGCCACTACCGATATGAATGAGCATTCTTCTCGTTCTCATGCCCTGCTCTGTGTTACAGTCGTTGGTGTCAATCAGACAACAGGACAAGAGACTAAAG GAAAGCTCAATCTTGTGGATCTAGCAGGAAACGAGAGGATTTCCAAGAGTGGAGCAGAGGGAGCTCGAATGACAGAGGCAGTAAATATCAATACGTCCCTTTCTTGCCTGGGAAAGGTGATCCACTCTCTGAAAAACAAGGATTCACACATTCCGTATAGGGATTCCAAATTGACTTATCTGCTTCAAGAGTCACTAG GAGGGGATTCCAAGACATTAATGGTTGTTCAAGTCTCTCCAGTTGAGAAGAACCTCACAGAGACTGTATGCAGCCTTCACTTTGCGCAAGGCGTACGAACTGTCGAGCTGGGGCAAGCGACAAGGAAAACAGCGAGCGTagagcacaaaaagaaaagtccGCAAGAGCTTGAG GGATTGCAAGTGACTCCACCCGGAACACGTTCCCTTTCTCCAAGAAGAAAACTCAAT GGATTGCCTGTGACTCCACCCGGCACACGTTCCGTGTCTCCAGCAAGCAAACGTGATGTAAAATCAgctaagaaaatttaa
- the LOC138021674 gene encoding kinesin-like protein KIFC3 isoform X2, with product MEGEEDRDKKGEKKPSECPPDNIVKDGVETTTISLIHENTCKEIGVSCPVRCALKALYERLDRLFNCFKSLREALGEDFVIICKVMSHYAFGIHSICGTWCQYRVLETQRQQSLYYGKDLDGDKLKAVLEQLQKRTNLVISEKTNKQLDYIITKNKELEEQLSNTRSDHDAKIFALQSDMKSLKANMTDCSKNEQESLAECRTLQESAASEKNKRELALCGNESHMTSENELRKYQRDIEKLKESLSETRSDYDAEGLKDVGENVTLKYNFALSKVFCHHSISFTACNVKEVSALQSDISSLKGSLTECRQNEQKALEECRTLQEAVKLKNELECTLCQKEDHIKAMESEIRKYQADIEKLEELLAETNSGHDSEISALQTVIKSLKASLKECVENKQRALSESRTLQEAVKDNKETQAKLREKENQIKALEAEVAKKNTTDAKNKVLAAKYTEEMLLRKKLHNELVDLKGNIRVYCRVRPAIKEDGDGDAVQNAISFDEDDDGIIEVASKSGRPQKFVMDMVFKPDATQEEVFDEVKSLIVSCIDGYNVCIFAYGQTGSGKTFTMEGLSSNPGIYQRALRLLFEETSGRRVDWQFTIYVSVLEIYNEMLRDLLGNDPSAKLEIRKGPEGIFVPGLTEKQVENVGEVNKVFAIGKTNRATATTDMNEHSSRSHALLCVTVVGVNQTTGQETKGKLNLVDLAGNERISKSGAEGARMTEAVNINTSLSCLGKVIHSLKNKDSHIPYRDSKLTYLLQESLGGDSKTLMVVQVSPVEKNLTETVCSLHFAQGVRTVELGQATRKTASVEHKKKSPQELEGLQVTPPGTRSLSPRRKLNGLPVTPPGTRSVSPASKRDVKSAKKI from the exons ATGGAAGGGGAAGAGGATCGAGACAAGAAAGGGGAAAAGAAACCAAGTGAATGTCCTCCAGACAACATTGTCAAGGATGGAGTCGAAACCACCACCATTTCTCTTATCCACGAAAATACATGTAAAGAAATTGGTGTCAGTTGCCCTGTTCGATGTGCGTTGAAAGCTCTTTACGAACGTCTTGACAGACTGTTCAATTGTTTCAAGTCACTAAGAGAAGCCTTGGGAGAAGATTTTGTGATCATCTGTAAGGTGATGTCACATTATGCCTTCGGCATTCACTCAATCTGTGGTACATGGTGCCAGTACAGAGTCCTCGAAACGCAGAGGCAGCAGTCTTTGTATTATGGCAAGGACCTTGACGGTGACAAGCTTAAAGCAGTTCTAGAACAG TTACAGAAGAGGACCAATTTAGTTATTTcagagaaaacaaataaacagctTGATTACATAATTACCAAAAACAAGGAACTAGAAGAACAACTGTCAAATACAAGATCAGATCATGATGCAAAG ATATTTGCTCTTCAATCTGACATGAAGTCCTTGAAGGCAAACATGACAGACTGTTCTAAAAATGAACAAGAGAGTTTAGCAGAATGCAGGACTCTGCAAGAATCAGCTGCCAGTGAAAAGAACAAACGGGAGTTGGCACTTTGTGGAAACGAAAGTCACATGACTTCAGAAAATGAG CTCCGTAAATATCAAAGAGATATCGAGAAGCTTAAAGAAAGTTTGTCTGAAACAAGGTCTGACTACGATGCTGAG GGACTTAAAGATGTCGGAGAAAACGTCaccttaaaatataactttgcactatcgaaAGTCTTCTGCCATCATTCCATCTCGTTTACGGCGTGCAACGTGAAAGAG GTGTCTGCTCTTCAATCTGATATAAGTTCTTTGAAAGGGAGCTTGACAGAATGCAGACAAAATGAACAGAAGGCTCTGGAAGAATGCAGGACCCTGCAAGAAGCTGTCAAGCTTAAGAACGAATTGGAGTGTACGCTGTGTCAAAAGGAGGACCATATAAAGGCAATGGAGAGCGAG ATCAGGAAATATCAAGCAGATATCGAGAAGCTAGAAGAACTACTGGCAGAGACAAACTCTGGTCATGACTCTGAG ATATCTGCTCTTCAGACTGTTATTAAATCTTTGAAGGCAAGCTTGAAGGAGTGTGTTGAGAATAAACAAAGAGCTTTGTCAGAAAGCAGGACCCTACAAGAAGCTGTCAAAGATAACAAAGAAACGCAGGCTAAGCTGcgtgaaaaagaaaatcaaataaaaGCTTTGGAGGCCGAG GTTGCCAAAAAGAATACTACAGACGCCAAAAACAAGGTACTAGCAGCCAAGTATACAGAAGAAATGCTCCTTAGAAAAAAGCTTCATAACGAACTGGTGGACTTGAAGGGAAACATTCGAGTGTACTGTCGGGTGCGGCCGGCAATCAAGGAAGATGGCGATGGAGACGCTGTCCAAAACGCAATCTCTTTTGATGAGGACGACGATGGAATCATAGAAGTGGCCTCGAAAAGCGGACGTCCTCAAAAATTTGTGATGGACATGGTGTTTAAACCAGATGCCACCCAGGAAGAG GTTTTCGATGAAGTTAAATCTTTGATAGTTTCCTGCATAGATGGGTATAATGTCTGCATTTTCGCCTATGGCCAAACTGGAAGCGGAAAAACGTTTACCATGGAG GGTCTTTCAAGTAATCCTGGAATTTATCAAAGAGCGCTTAGACTCTTATTTGAGGAAACAAGTGGCCGTCGAGTTGATTGGCAATTTACCATCTACGTTTCGGTTcttgaaatttacaacgaaaTGCTTCGGGACTTGCTCGGTAATGATCCTTCAGCCAAACTTGAAATCAGGAAAGGACCAGAAGGTATATTTGTTCCTGGTCTAACAGAGAAACAAGTCGAAAATGTGGGTGAGGTGAATAAG GTGTTTGCCATCGGTAAGACCAATCGAGCCACGGCCACTACCGATATGAATGAGCATTCTTCTCGTTCTCATGCCCTGCTCTGTGTTACAGTCGTTGGTGTCAATCAGACAACAGGACAAGAGACTAAAG GAAAGCTCAATCTTGTGGATCTAGCAGGAAACGAGAGGATTTCCAAGAGTGGAGCAGAGGGAGCTCGAATGACAGAGGCAGTAAATATCAATACGTCCCTTTCTTGCCTGGGAAAGGTGATCCACTCTCTGAAAAACAAGGATTCACACATTCCGTATAGGGATTCCAAATTGACTTATCTGCTTCAAGAGTCACTAG GAGGGGATTCCAAGACATTAATGGTTGTTCAAGTCTCTCCAGTTGAGAAGAACCTCACAGAGACTGTATGCAGCCTTCACTTTGCGCAAGGCGTACGAACTGTCGAGCTGGGGCAAGCGACAAGGAAAACAGCGAGCGTagagcacaaaaagaaaagtccGCAAGAGCTTGAG GGATTGCAAGTGACTCCACCCGGAACACGTTCCCTTTCTCCAAGAAGAAAACTCAAT GGATTGCCTGTGACTCCACCCGGCACACGTTCCGTGTCTCCAGCAAGCAAACGTGATGTAAAATCAgctaagaaaatttaa